From Pelotomaculum isophthalicicum JI, one genomic window encodes:
- a CDS encoding sensor histidine kinase, translated as MYKNGRSVIISTILLNTLFNVLINQEIYLSKDIHDLKAFLPFINLAVLLLSGLVVFSIKSLEENTKKIVELNLLKTHLSQVENLINTLQVQKHEHSRHIQTLQAMLHLDEADKAIEYIEGIAENYRHSEEIVYVGHPALTALLNGKRKVAEAMKIDFAFSVKCDIADINIPPWDLCSILGNLLDNAFDAVLQANIDRRVAIEIKHEDLNYVMYVYNTGPKIPEAVRQRLFIAGFTTKKSEARGYGLYLVKKLVDRYGGRIDVVSEERTTFIVYLPDRGRKVDDKNSSPKNSHCHGGAVKG; from the coding sequence TTGTATAAAAATGGTAGATCAGTGATTATTTCTACCATCCTTCTGAATACTTTGTTTAATGTATTAATTAATCAAGAAATATATCTATCTAAAGATATCCATGATTTAAAAGCGTTTCTACCATTTATAAATTTAGCAGTTTTATTATTAAGCGGTCTAGTCGTTTTTTCAATCAAAAGCCTTGAGGAAAATACTAAGAAAATAGTGGAATTAAATCTTTTAAAAACGCACCTCTCACAAGTGGAGAATTTAATAAATACTTTGCAAGTCCAAAAACATGAACACAGCAGGCATATTCAGACTCTGCAGGCTATGTTGCACCTGGATGAAGCGGATAAAGCCATTGAATACATTGAAGGTATAGCGGAGAATTACAGACATTCAGAAGAAATAGTATACGTTGGCCATCCTGCTCTTACGGCGCTTTTAAACGGCAAACGAAAAGTGGCTGAGGCTATGAAAATTGACTTTGCCTTTTCCGTAAAATGCGATATTGCCGATATAAATATACCTCCCTGGGATTTATGCAGTATTTTGGGCAACCTCCTGGATAATGCATTTGACGCAGTTCTCCAAGCCAATATCGACCGTAGGGTGGCCATAGAAATAAAGCATGAAGACTTGAATTATGTCATGTATGTCTACAATACAGGGCCTAAAATTCCTGAAGCGGTTAGACAAAGGTTGTTTATAGCAGGTTTTACCACAAAGAAGTCCGAAGCTCGCGGGTACGGTTTGTACCTGGTTAAAAAACTGGTGGATAGGTACGGGGGAAGAATTGACGTAGTATCGGAAGAACGGACAACATTTATTGTATATCTTCCTGACAGAGGTAGAAAAGTAGATGATAAAAACTCTAGCCCGAAAAATAGCCATTGTCATGGGGGCGCAGTTAAAGGTTAA
- a CDS encoding accessory gene regulator ArgB-like protein, translating into MIKTLARKIAIVMGAQLKVNRDQVEIFTYGLELIFGTLVQLVLIMSLSLLVDTFITTMLCLIAFASLRFFGGGVHLSTYPLCLVIGVSLLISLGKLATLAVNPVSLTFISALILLMGIYVIFRWVPAGTAKKQIRDESIRQEQRKKAFLVLTVWSVVIVMLITQKMAADAFAVILGILGSLILMTPLGYKAAKVLDSILNIAGKEV; encoded by the coding sequence ATGATAAAAACTCTAGCCCGAAAAATAGCCATTGTCATGGGGGCGCAGTTAAAGGTTAACCGGGATCAAGTAGAAATTTTCACCTATGGGTTGGAGCTAATATTCGGAACACTGGTTCAGTTAGTGCTAATAATGTCCTTATCTTTGCTGGTGGATACCTTCATAACGACCATGTTATGCCTGATAGCCTTTGCATCATTGAGATTTTTTGGAGGAGGCGTTCACTTAAGCACGTATCCATTATGCCTGGTGATTGGTGTCTCTTTACTGATAAGCCTCGGCAAATTAGCAACCTTAGCTGTAAACCCTGTATCATTGACGTTTATATCAGCATTAATTTTACTGATGGGTATTTACGTTATCTTTAGATGGGTGCCGGCGGGTACAGCAAAGAAACAAATAAGAGATGAATCAATAAGGCAGGAACAAAGGAAAAAAGCCTTCCTTGTTTTAACCGTATGGTCCGTTGTCATCGTTATGCTTATAACGCAAAAGATGGCCGCCGACGCTTTTGCAGTGATTTTGGGAATCCTCGGAAGTCTTATTTTGATGACTCCATTGGGATACAAAGCAGCTAAGGTTCTTGACAGCATTCTGAATATTGCCGGGAAGGAGGTGTAA
- a CDS encoding group II intron maturase-specific domain-containing protein produces the protein MRFPWATHLLIFGKSRKQVGQYMAYAIKILEKDLKLKVNREKTCITSVYQGVAYLGVNICEKWVIIHPKRIKRFKDKIRKLTKRNQGKNLEDIIKEINPVLRGWINYFRIANCKTLLEDLMGWIRRRLRMKKMKEWKSWKALHKQLRRMGYHGDFEKISVTRWRNSASPLISMALPNRWFDTLRLYDMTKVKVGILPCYYE, from the coding sequence GTGAGATTCCCCTGGGCTACTCACCTCCTGATTTTCGGAAAAAGCCGGAAACAGGTAGGGCAGTACATGGCCTATGCCATAAAGATACTGGAAAAAGACCTGAAGCTAAAGGTGAACCGGGAAAAGACTTGCATAACCAGCGTATACCAAGGTGTGGCCTACTTAGGAGTCAACATTTGCGAGAAGTGGGTGATCATACACCCCAAAAGAATCAAGCGGTTCAAGGATAAGATCAGGAAATTGACCAAAAGGAATCAGGGGAAGAATTTGGAAGACATCATAAAAGAGATCAATCCTGTACTGCGCGGCTGGATTAACTATTTCAGGATAGCCAACTGCAAAACATTGCTGGAGGACCTGATGGGCTGGATAAGAAGGCGACTCCGGATGAAAAAGATGAAGGAATGGAAGTCATGGAAAGCGCTGCATAAGCAGTTGCGCCGGATGGGCTATCACGGAGATTTTGAGAAAATTTCTGTGACACGTTGGAGAAACTCAGCAAGCCCGTTAATCAGCATGGCACTTCCAAACCGGTGGTTCGATACGCTTAGGCTGTATGATATGACAAAGGTAAAAGTCGGGATTTTGCCTTGTTATTATGAATGA